In Rhodamnia argentea isolate NSW1041297 chromosome 11, ASM2092103v1, whole genome shotgun sequence, one genomic interval encodes:
- the LOC115744110 gene encoding uncharacterized protein LOC115744110 → MGASRPSSSSSFSCEIRITEAKNMDLVQPTDTVFLRLYLSAGSTNQKIRLNTRELPSPSSSGLHWNESFSLECTGNEDSAKALRQESVVFELRARSKASILGPIGRRSRVVGRAEIPWKTVLESPGMEMETWVRMGSSSRGRVSEDVKPPSVRIAMRLRIADMVAVGRRERTREARLKKTGECGCDDCGLSLCSREDYDVFVALAASVEAF, encoded by the coding sequence ATGGGTGCTTCCagaccttcttcttcttcttctttcagctGCGAAATCAGAATCACAGAGGCCAAGAACATGGACCTCGTCCAGCCCACCGACACAGTCTTCCTCAGGCTCTATCTCTCTGCGGGGAGCACCAACCAAAAGATTCGACTGAACACGCGAGAGCTTCCATCACCATCGAGCTCCGGCTTGCATTGGAACGAGTCCTTCTCTCTGGAATGCACCGGGAACGAGGACTCTGCGAAAGCCCTGAGGCAAGAGAGCGTCGTCTTCGAGCTTCGGGCACGGAGCAAAGCCTCCATCCTCGGTCCCATCGGACGCCGATCCAGAGTCGTGGGCAGAGCGGAGATTCCATGGAAAACCGTCTTGGAGTCTCCAGGCATGGAGATGGAGACATGGGTGAGGATGGGCTCGTCGTCAAGAGGACGTGTTTCCGAGGATGTGAAGCCTCCGTCGGTGAGGATCGCGATGAGGTTGAGGATCGCAGACATGGTGGCCGTGGGCAGGAGGGAGAGAACGAGAGAGGCGAGATTGAAGAAGACGGGGGAGTGTGGATGCGATGACTGTGGCCTTAGCTTGTGCAGTCGCGAAGATTATGATGTATTTGTTGCATTAGCGGCGTCTGTCGAGGCCTTTTAG